The sequence CTGCAATCGcaatatgattattttttttttaccatattgtgcagccctaattGGGTTTTCAGTGACACTGACGTGTGCCACACAATCCTCAGTGTCATGTGCCTCTTTTGCAACACATGTAATCCCAATACAGCCTTATTTTTGCCTGAAAATCTCCATTCACAATCACCAGTCGTGCTCATCACTAAAGTTCATGAATTTGGTGAAGTGTGGATGACCTTTTCGAACGGGTGCAGCGACAAACTTGTCTTCATCATAGGTCTTCTCTGTACCGATGAAGTCTGTCAGGGGAAAGGTGCCCTTTGGGGTGCGCACCATCCGCCGTGTGATGCCACCTGGGAAAAGGAACCAGAGAGAAATTTATCTTTAAAATTAGACAAGGAATAACAAGGTTGCTGCTTCTCAGAGGTAATCTCTAAACTCACTCTTGGTTAACCTCTCATTTCTGTCTGGTTTGTTTTACCCAAGCACATGAAGTGGAGGTAAACTATTTGAAGGAAGATTGgcagacacagcagcagattttaTTCTAGACATAAAACAGCAGGTGAGTGATGGGTTGGATTGTGAACTTACTGTTTTGTGACCCCGGGATAAACCACAGGCAGCCGTTATTGACTGTTGCATCTTCCAGGGCTATCCACAACCCAATCACTCTGCCCAAAGGCTCCGTGTACAGAAACGTGGCATCTTGGTGCGGTGTCACTGAGAAACAGACAAGAAATGTGTTGATACATCAATAAATTGtggattattattactattattttaataatttctcCAAAGTTGCTTTCTTACCTTCCCCACCAATCCCTGGTTGctgaaggagacagacagagagagaatgagaaaagtGACAACTAACCCTACATAGTATCTTTggcagcaaaatattttttgtaaatgttaatGTTGAATCATGATCATATAGGTGTACATGCAGGAAAGGTGTATGCATGGTGAGACCAGGCAAGGGTGTGTTTTACCTTAAAAATGTACATGCTCTGTGTCACCACAGGACTTTTAAGACCCAGCTTCTTAGCAATGCCCTACAAGGACATGTAAATCTGCGGTGAATGTTGGTTACAGATGCAAGTAAAACGTCAATTCTCTGACAAAGTCGCCAGTTGACTGACCTGAATCTTGGGTGAATGTGTAACCTTTTTGTACAAAGGTTCATAGGCATgcagtgctaaaaaaaacaacaacaaaaaaaccaaaatgaGACCACGGtttggaaagagagggagaggacccGTGTTACATCATATGTTCATTCAGAAGTCTTCCCTTCCTCACCATGTCCAACTTTGTTCAGTGAGCGCTCCCTCGGCACGATGAATTCTCCTGCAAGTTGAGCAACACTTCAGCCATTTTGACTTTTCACCTCACTGAGAGGACTCGATGACGTGACATAACATATGGAGCTCACCTTTGTCGTCGAAAACTCCTTTCTCAAAGAAAAAGCGGATCTTATCTCCACTGGTGATGAAATAGTCTGCATTCCCCTGTCAACCAGGAGTGAGTTCATGTCAGTCAGCTGATCCACAGGGGAATTATTGCATTACAGAAGGTAGACAGAGACTCCACTGACACTAACTTCACTGCTGACATAGGAGTTGCTTTAGCTGCACCAGGGTAAAGCAAAATACTTTGCAGAGGGAGCTACAGTCTGCATGATCTTAAAAGAGAGCAGCCTGATTTTCTGCAGTGAATGAACACAATAAAAGTCTCTTACCTGCATCTTTTAGTCCATAATGATGGCATGCATGCATAAGAAATTTTACAGAACAAAACTGTGAGACAGCccatgcaactttttttttatctttaaaatTAATCTTCATCTACCAGTTGCCCTCTGGTTGCTGGTTACCTGTGTTTTGAGCTGCTCCTCGTGATAGGTGGAGAAGGTGGTTCGGCAGTGATCCGGGACGTCCATCTGCTCCACTATCTCTGCCATCCTGTGCCTTAGCTCATCACACTCTTGGGAAGTCAGGAGCCCGTCCAGAATCACATACCCGTCCTCCTGGTACTGTCAAGAGGGAGCGGAGGGGCAGCTGAGTCAATGTTGTCTTTCCCAAATGAACCCTGAAGCTGATCCAAGGCTCCAGACTCTCTTAGTGCCCAAACTATTTTAGAAATCTGCACCAGTTCATTGATGcatgaaaatgacaaagcaaaaaTGCTACAAACTTTCAGTGGATGCCATACAATCAACACAGCAACTCTAACCTGCAGGAATACTA comes from Myripristis murdjan chromosome 12, fMyrMur1.1, whole genome shotgun sequence and encodes:
- the phyhd1 gene encoding phytanoyl-CoA dioxygenase domain-containing protein 1 isoform X1; translated protein: MDFMTDRDVQKYQEDGYVILDGLLTSQECDELRHRMAEIVEQMDVPDHCRTTFSTYHEEQLKTQMQGNADYFITSGDKIRFFFEKGVFDDKGEFIVPRERSLNKVGHALHAYEPLYKKVTHSPKIQGIAKKLGLKSPVVTQSMYIFKQPGIGGEVTPHQDATFLYTEPLGRVIGLWIALEDATVNNGCLWFIPGSQNSGITRRMVRTPKGTFPLTDFIGTEKTYDEDKFVAAPVRKGGVVLIHGEVVHRSAQNTSADSRHVYTFHIMESQSTKWSPDNWLQPTEELPFPLLYTD
- the phyhd1 gene encoding phytanoyl-CoA dioxygenase domain-containing protein 1 isoform X3 produces the protein MDFMTDRDVQKYQEDGYVILDGLLTSQECDELRHRMAEIVEQMDVPDHCRTTFSTYHEEQLKTQMQGNADYFITSGDKIRFFFEKGVFDDKGEFIVPRERSLNKVGHALHAYEPLYKKVTHSPKIQGIAKKLGLKSPVVTQSMYIFKQPGIGGEVTPHQDATFLYTEPLGRVIGLWIALEDATVNNGCLWFIPGSQNSGITRRMVRTPKGTFPLTDFIGTEKTYDEDKFVAAPVRKGHPHFTKFMNFSDEHDW
- the phyhd1 gene encoding phytanoyl-CoA dioxygenase domain-containing protein 1 isoform X2, whose product is MDFMTDRDVQKYQEDGYVILDGLLTSQECDELRHRMAEIVEQMDVPDHCRTTFSTYHEEQLKTQGNADYFITSGDKIRFFFEKGVFDDKGEFIVPRERSLNKVGHALHAYEPLYKKVTHSPKIQGIAKKLGLKSPVVTQSMYIFKQPGIGGEVTPHQDATFLYTEPLGRVIGLWIALEDATVNNGCLWFIPGSQNSGITRRMVRTPKGTFPLTDFIGTEKTYDEDKFVAAPVRKGGVVLIHGEVVHRSAQNTSADSRHVYTFHIMESQSTKWSPDNWLQPTEELPFPLLYTD